In Ostrea edulis chromosome 4, xbOstEdul1.1, whole genome shotgun sequence, a single window of DNA contains:
- the LOC125670723 gene encoding inhibin beta chain-like → MNLQKGFSVLLLVVCSILNVKCGILYPEEDFDTATPSIRNVPPSLRDLVNKLMEVTEKLNGATDSDVSFHPLVSKQGEFEFGLGDIKADPYVTGLDLSWSSTLDTCKLVIAGDNFKLHGKLRYGYTFFDLDHLLTEGHSVQDIVAKILPSPHCQTEDPFTNSFLMVYRNVSKLELFQELDNLTVSRMKRDVEKLDFGKRIPKETSSSTENSGCRLVPWTVDFVKMNWDRFIMSPKTYQANSCEGHCPPMSMFPTSNDLHSVSRLTNYEILRILSGEKRGENRCRPAKFGSQALLFYMLHETLVLKTVPNMRVLECECKYCSSN, encoded by the exons ATGAACTTGCAGAAAGGCTTCAGCGTGTTACTGCTGGTCGTTTGCAGCATTTTGAATGTGAAGTGTGGAATTCTGTACCCTGAAGAAGACTTCGATACAGCCACGCCTTCCATAAGGAATGTCCCTCCTTCACTGCGAGATTTGGTAAACAAATTGATGGAAGTCACTGAGAAACTAAACGGGGCTACGGACTCCGACGTTTCCTTCCACCCACTTG TCAGCAAGCAGGGCGAGTTCGAATTTGGTCTTGGGGACATCAAGGCTGACCCTTACGTGACAGGATTGGACCTGAGCTGGTCCTCTACCCTGGACACCTGTAAACTGGTTATTGCAGGAGACAACTTCA AATTACACGGTAAACTGAGATATGGCTACACtttctttgaccttgaccatctgTTAACTGAAGGACATTCTGTGCAAGATATTGTGGCTAAGATTTTACCATCTCCGCATTGCCAAACGGAAGATCCATTCACGAATTCGTTTTTGATGGTCTACAGGAATGTATCCAAATTGGAATTATTTCAAGAATTGGATAATTTGACTGTATCTCGAATGAAAAGGGATGTGGAAAAGCTCGATTTCGGTAAAAGAATTCCAAAGGAGACGAGTTCAAGCACGGAAAACTCCGGATGTCGTCTGGTGCCCTGGACGGTGGATTTTGTCAAAATGAATTGGGATAGATTTATCATGTCCCCAAAGACTTATCAGGCCAACTCCTGCGAAGGGCATTGTCCACCAATGAGTATGTTCCCTACATCTAATGACTTACATTCTGTTTCTAGGCTAACAAATTACGAGATCTTGAGAATACTTTCCGGGGAAAAACGAGGTGAAAATCGTTGTAGACCTGCAAAATTCGGTTCTCAAGCGCTcttattttacatgttacatgaGACGCTGGTCCTAAAAACTGTACCAAACATGCGAGTTCTAGAGTGCGAATGCAAATACTGCAGCTCAAATTGA